The Marivivens sp. LCG002 genome contains a region encoding:
- a CDS encoding RidA family protein — protein MSDTIETRLADLGITLPDTAPAVAGNYVAYVVTGNLVHVSGQISQRDGNLIKGKLGVDFDLAQGADAAKACAVSLLTQVKFACGGDLNRLVRVVKLNAFVNSAPDFTDQPKVVNGASDFLVEVLGDAGRHARSAVGVAALPLGVAVEIDGVFEIK, from the coding sequence ATGAGCGACACAATCGAAACCCGTCTCGCCGATCTTGGCATCACTCTTCCCGATACGGCGCCCGCCGTTGCAGGCAATTACGTTGCCTATGTCGTGACAGGAAACCTCGTCCATGTTTCGGGCCAGATCAGCCAGCGTGACGGCAATCTGATCAAGGGCAAGCTCGGCGTTGATTTCGACCTCGCTCAGGGCGCCGACGCTGCCAAAGCCTGCGCCGTTTCTCTCCTGACCCAAGTCAAATTCGCCTGTGGAGGGGATCTGAACCGGTTGGTGCGCGTGGTCAAACTCAATGCCTTTGTGAACTCTGCCCCTGATTTCACGGACCAGCCCAAGGTCGTCAACGGCGCATCGGACTTTCTGGTCGAAGTGCTCGGTGACGCTGGGCGCCACGCCCGCTCTGCCGTAGGTGTTGCCGCGTTACCGCTTGGCGTCGCAGTAGAGATTGACGGCGTTTTTGAAATCAAATGA
- a CDS encoding HlyD family type I secretion periplasmic adaptor subunit: protein MIWAANRFLAIGFATLVVLLLGFGGWLVGATIKGAVVASGHVEVEKNRQIIQHPDGGIVDEIFVTEGQTVAQSDMLIRLNTAELSSEIAVIENQLAELSARKARLVAERDNETVLDTAQDLSASYEPLFASQQNLLTLRLEAEGRAAEQLAQQSNQISRQIDGIDAQLAAMNEQLVLLDEELATQQSLLERGLSEAPRVLALRRDRAALVGQIAETQAARAVATERQSGIALELLSLATTRREEAMAELRDIEPRETELGERLRTLRNRQDRAVIRAPLAGTVYDLQVLGASAVVRAAEPLMYLIPNDRPVVITAQVASRDIDEVYIGQAATVRFTAFDLRRTPELFGTVLNISADTFQDQQTGRSYYRIELGLGESEIDKLDADQKLIPGMPVETFLATRDQRPIDYLLKPLADYFTRAFREG, encoded by the coding sequence ATGATCTGGGCTGCCAATCGTTTTCTCGCGATCGGGTTCGCGACGCTTGTCGTCTTGCTTCTTGGGTTCGGCGGCTGGCTTGTCGGCGCGACAATCAAAGGGGCGGTCGTGGCCTCGGGTCATGTCGAAGTCGAAAAGAACCGCCAGATCATCCAACATCCCGATGGCGGGATTGTAGACGAGATTTTCGTAACCGAAGGACAAACCGTCGCGCAATCCGATATGCTCATTCGGCTCAACACTGCGGAATTGAGTTCGGAAATTGCGGTGATCGAAAACCAGCTTGCCGAACTATCTGCACGAAAGGCGCGGCTTGTCGCAGAGCGTGACAACGAAACGGTTCTCGATACCGCGCAGGACCTGTCGGCAAGCTATGAGCCACTATTCGCCTCGCAGCAAAACCTGCTCACTCTTCGGCTCGAAGCCGAAGGGCGGGCCGCAGAACAGCTTGCCCAACAGTCCAATCAGATCAGCCGCCAGATCGACGGGATCGACGCACAGCTTGCGGCGATGAACGAACAACTGGTTCTTCTGGATGAAGAGCTCGCCACCCAACAGAGCCTTTTGGAACGAGGCTTGTCAGAAGCCCCACGTGTTCTCGCACTGCGCCGCGACCGCGCTGCGCTGGTTGGACAGATCGCTGAAACGCAAGCCGCCCGCGCCGTCGCCACCGAGCGCCAGAGCGGTATCGCTCTCGAACTCCTGAGCCTTGCAACCACTCGCCGCGAAGAGGCGATGGCAGAGCTCAGGGATATCGAACCACGCGAAACTGAACTGGGAGAGAGGTTACGCACTCTGCGCAACCGACAGGATCGCGCTGTCATCCGCGCGCCTCTTGCGGGAACCGTTTATGATCTTCAGGTGCTTGGCGCTTCGGCTGTCGTTCGTGCGGCTGAACCCTTGATGTATCTGATCCCGAATGATCGCCCCGTGGTGATCACGGCACAGGTCGCATCGCGCGATATTGACGAGGTCTATATCGGTCAGGCTGCGACGGTTAGGTTTACAGCCTTTGATCTGCGTAGAACCCCCGAACTGTTCGGAACAGTGCTCAATATCTCTGCGGACACGTTTCAAGATCAGCAGACAGGCCGTTCATACTATCGGATCGAACTCGGCCTTGGCGAGAGCGAAATCGACAAACTGGATGCGGACCAAAAACTCATCCCCGGGATGCCTGTCGAAACCTTTCTCGCGACGCGCGACCAAAGACCGATCGATTACCTGCTGAAACCGCTTGCGGATTATTTTACCCGCGCGTTTCGAGAAGGTTGA
- a CDS encoding type I secretion system permease/ATPase: MSAGTQVQATTIKGKRILMATMRKNSALIWSAALFSLVVNVLMLSGPLYMLSVYDRVLGSRSVETLVALSIIVGFLYLCMTLLDYVRGRIMARVGARFQSALDPVVFRTVQEQALLRGNSGSGGLRDLEAVQRALTSPAVVSAFDLPWMPVFFVGIFIFHPWLGWLSVGGAALLMVLAILNQSRTRDTASQAAETTARAERYNQTLQESAEQIRSLGMTTATMGRWAKMRNASLGSTMTFSDTSGLYAAGSRGARLMLQSAMLGLGAFLVLRGEMTAGAMIAGSILLGRALAPIELLIAQWALIERAIDGWGNLTRLLSVSREMPERTPLPAPEARLSVSQLTIVPPGQATPTLRMLSFELSQGQALGVIGPSGAGKTTLAKALVGTWTPTGGTIRLDRATLDQYDPEVLGQYVGYLPQRIQLFDGSITENIARMSETPDTGKVVAAAQMAAAHDMILKLPNGYDTQINATGGSLSGGQIQRIGLARALYNDPVIVILDEPNSNLDNEGSMALNAAIRSLKASGKAVIIMAHRPAAIQECDLLLVIEDGLRRGFGPRDDVLKQMVQNHQTIQQDSTGGGVR, from the coding sequence ATGAGTGCGGGGACCCAAGTGCAAGCAACCACGATCAAGGGCAAACGAATCCTGATGGCCACGATGCGCAAGAACAGCGCGTTGATCTGGTCTGCTGCCCTATTCAGCCTTGTGGTGAACGTCCTTATGCTTAGTGGACCGCTCTATATGCTGAGCGTTTACGACCGCGTTCTCGGATCTCGCTCGGTCGAGACGCTGGTCGCATTATCAATCATCGTCGGATTTCTCTACCTGTGCATGACTCTGCTCGATTACGTGCGCGGCCGCATCATGGCTCGGGTCGGGGCACGTTTCCAAAGTGCGCTTGATCCGGTCGTCTTTCGCACGGTTCAGGAGCAGGCTCTTCTGAGGGGCAACAGCGGATCTGGCGGGCTTCGTGACCTTGAGGCGGTGCAGCGGGCGCTAACCTCACCCGCTGTTGTTTCGGCTTTCGATCTTCCGTGGATGCCCGTCTTCTTTGTCGGGATTTTTATCTTTCACCCGTGGCTTGGATGGCTCTCGGTCGGTGGGGCCGCATTGCTTATGGTCCTCGCCATTCTCAATCAGTCCCGCACCCGTGATACCGCGAGCCAAGCCGCCGAGACGACGGCGCGCGCCGAACGGTATAACCAGACCCTTCAGGAAAGTGCCGAACAGATCCGTTCCCTGGGAATGACCACCGCGACCATGGGGCGTTGGGCAAAGATGCGAAATGCATCGCTTGGTTCCACGATGACGTTCTCGGATACATCGGGCCTTTATGCAGCGGGATCGCGCGGCGCGCGATTGATGCTGCAATCGGCCATGTTGGGACTTGGGGCCTTTCTGGTGCTGAGGGGAGAAATGACCGCAGGTGCAATGATCGCGGGTTCGATCCTTCTCGGCCGCGCCCTCGCACCGATCGAATTACTGATCGCGCAATGGGCCTTGATCGAACGGGCAATCGACGGTTGGGGCAATCTTACAAGGCTTTTGTCGGTATCGCGCGAGATGCCCGAACGCACACCGCTCCCCGCTCCTGAGGCAAGGCTTTCGGTCAGCCAGTTGACGATCGTTCCACCAGGTCAGGCGACTCCAACCCTGAGAATGTTGTCGTTCGAACTGTCTCAGGGGCAGGCGTTGGGGGTGATCGGTCCCTCGGGCGCAGGGAAAACGACTCTTGCCAAGGCGCTTGTAGGCACTTGGACCCCGACAGGGGGAACGATAAGGCTCGATCGCGCGACACTCGATCAATACGATCCCGAAGTCTTGGGCCAATACGTCGGATACCTGCCTCAGCGCATTCAGCTCTTTGACGGGTCGATCACCGAAAACATTGCGCGGATGTCCGAAACGCCCGATACGGGCAAAGTCGTCGCGGCAGCGCAGATGGCAGCGGCCCACGACATGATCCTGAAGCTTCCCAATGGCTATGACACGCAAATCAACGCAACTGGCGGGAGCCTCTCGGGTGGGCAAATCCAGCGCATCGGTCTTGCTCGGGCGCTTTATAATGACCCTGTGATCGTGATCCTTGATGAACCGAACTCCAATCTCGACAACGAAGGGAGCATGGCGCTCAACGCTGCCATTCGTTCCCTCAAAGCCTCGGGCAAAGCTGTGATCATTATGGCGCATCGCCCCGCAGCCATTCAGGAATGCGATCTGCTTCTCGTGATCGAAGACGGGCTCAGACGCGGCTTTGGCCCAAGGGATGATGTCCTCAAACAAATGGTCCAGAACCATCAAACAATCCAACAGGACTCCACAGGTGGAGGCGTGCGATGA
- a CDS encoding PBP1A family penicillin-binding protein gives MAGPGRKSPPLVAEKRYDSSGKAPKPKAAPAKKSAPARKSPRKPRGPIGLILGFFTGIIRFIFRIIWGISWRVGLIFALILGASVYYMSTTLPPISEMVDGRARGSVTLLDTNGTVFAWRGDQFGGMITADTVSPYLHDAVVATEDKRFYSHFGLSPRGIASAIRINMREGRGPLSGNGGSTITQQTAKLLCIGTPYDPEVWKSEADYEADCRRSTLWRKAKEAIYAMAMEVKYTKEEILTIYLNRAYLGAGTRGFEAAAQRYFGISANQVDASQAAILAGLLKAPSTYAPTSNLQRSWDRANVVIGLMEEQGYLSAAEAAYARENPAGLSEAAKARSGGYFADWVMESGPEFFTRSTTEDVIIRTTLDQKIQAAAEEALVWTFENKVKEGSEAQAAIVVMSADGAVRAMVGGRNLQASGAFNRATQALRQTGSLFKPFVYAAALELGHSPLEVINDQPLCLNIVGSGEWCPQNYDREFKGNITLTQALYESRNIPAVLLSEAVGREAVRSVATGFGIDRDLADGPALALGVSESTLLEMTAAYAGILNGGSSVAPYGLVDLRLQGESDPIFGQGGGIGERVISDNSAKKLTWMMSKVIEQGTGQRARIDGWQIAGKSGTTQASRDAWFIGFTGEFVTGVWMGYDDNKPLSGVTGGGLPAEIWRETMSRVLSDRIPVPLPMTAPDGSEPAGAVMSEDQADRLIQLLLQELQSAAGN, from the coding sequence ATGGCAGGACCGGGACGCAAAAGCCCCCCTTTGGTGGCTGAAAAACGCTACGATTCCAGTGGCAAAGCCCCAAAACCCAAAGCGGCACCCGCAAAAAAGAGCGCGCCCGCTCGTAAATCGCCCCGCAAACCGCGCGGACCGATCGGGCTGATTCTCGGCTTTTTTACCGGAATCATTCGTTTCATTTTCCGCATCATCTGGGGGATCAGCTGGCGCGTCGGTTTGATCTTTGCGCTGATTTTGGGCGCCAGCGTCTATTACATGTCCACAACGTTGCCCCCGATTTCCGAAATGGTGGACGGGCGGGCACGTGGCTCCGTGACCCTCCTTGATACCAACGGGACCGTCTTTGCGTGGCGAGGCGATCAATTCGGGGGGATGATCACCGCCGATACGGTTTCGCCTTATCTGCACGATGCGGTTGTCGCCACAGAGGACAAACGTTTCTATTCGCACTTCGGCCTATCACCGCGCGGCATTGCCTCGGCCATTCGGATCAACATGCGCGAAGGACGCGGCCCCCTGTCGGGCAACGGCGGCTCGACCATCACACAACAAACCGCAAAGCTTCTGTGTATCGGCACGCCTTATGACCCCGAAGTCTGGAAGTCCGAGGCCGATTACGAAGCAGACTGCCGCCGCTCCACGCTTTGGCGCAAAGCCAAGGAAGCCATTTATGCGATGGCGATGGAGGTCAAATATACGAAAGAGGAAATCCTCACGATTTACCTCAACCGCGCCTATCTCGGTGCAGGCACGCGCGGGTTCGAAGCTGCGGCGCAGCGTTATTTCGGGATATCGGCGAACCAGGTCGATGCCTCGCAAGCTGCAATCCTCGCCGGTCTTTTGAAAGCGCCTTCGACCTACGCACCGACATCCAACCTTCAACGGTCTTGGGACCGCGCGAATGTGGTCATCGGCTTGATGGAAGAACAAGGCTACCTCTCGGCCGCCGAAGCCGCCTATGCGCGCGAAAATCCGGCAGGACTCTCTGAAGCAGCCAAAGCGCGTTCAGGCGGCTATTTTGCGGATTGGGTCATGGAGAGCGGACCCGAGTTCTTTACCCGCTCGACCACCGAAGACGTGATCATCCGCACAACGCTCGACCAAAAGATCCAAGCCGCCGCGGAAGAGGCTCTGGTCTGGACCTTCGAGAACAAGGTCAAAGAAGGATCGGAAGCCCAGGCCGCAATCGTTGTTATGTCCGCAGACGGTGCGGTTCGCGCAATGGTCGGAGGACGCAATCTTCAAGCCTCTGGCGCATTCAACCGCGCGACACAGGCCCTGAGGCAGACAGGTTCACTCTTCAAACCTTTTGTCTATGCCGCCGCACTGGAGCTTGGTCACTCGCCGCTCGAAGTGATCAACGACCAACCGCTTTGTCTCAATATCGTTGGATCGGGGGAATGGTGCCCCCAGAACTATGACCGCGAATTCAAAGGCAACATCACCCTCACACAAGCGCTCTACGAGAGCAGGAACATCCCCGCTGTTCTCTTGTCCGAAGCCGTCGGTCGCGAGGCTGTTCGATCCGTCGCGACGGGTTTCGGTATCGACCGAGATTTGGCAGATGGCCCCGCCCTTGCTCTTGGCGTGTCCGAGAGCACGCTGCTCGAAATGACTGCAGCTTATGCAGGTATCCTCAACGGCGGGTCATCGGTTGCCCCTTACGGGCTTGTGGACTTGCGTCTCCAAGGGGAAAGCGACCCGATTTTCGGTCAAGGCGGCGGTATTGGCGAGCGCGTCATCAGCGACAACTCGGCGAAAAAGCTCACTTGGATGATGTCCAAAGTGATCGAACAGGGCACAGGTCAACGTGCACGCATCGACGGCTGGCAAATTGCGGGAAAATCGGGCACCACTCAGGCGTCACGCGATGCATGGTTTATCGGGTTTACGGGCGAATTCGTGACAGGCGTCTGGATGGGCTATGACGACAACAAGCCGCTCAGCGGTGTTACGGGTGGCGGACTTCCTGCCGAGATTTGGCGCGAGACGATGTCCCGCGTTCTCTCGGATCGGATTCCCGTGCCGCTCCCGATGACGGCACCCGACGGAAGCGAACCTGCGGGCGCGGTCATGAGCGAAGATCAAGCGGATCGACTTATCCAGCTTCTCCTTCAAGAGCTCCAAAGCGCTGCGGGCAATTGA
- a CDS encoding P-II family nitrogen regulator, with product MKLIIATIKPFKLEEVREAVTAAGVRGMMVTEIKGFGSQSGHTEIYRGAEYAVNFVPKVKLEIVVPDNMVEQVVSTIASTAKTDKIGDGKIFVLDVESALRVRTGETNDDAL from the coding sequence GTGAAACTCATCATCGCAACTATTAAGCCGTTCAAGCTGGAGGAGGTCCGCGAGGCTGTGACCGCCGCCGGCGTTCGCGGCATGATGGTGACCGAGATCAAGGGCTTTGGCTCGCAGTCCGGTCACACCGAAATCTACCGTGGCGCTGAATATGCCGTGAACTTCGTTCCAAAGGTCAAGCTCGAAATTGTCGTGCCCGACAACATGGTAGAGCAGGTCGTTTCGACCATCGCGTCCACCGCCAAGACCGACAAAATCGGCGACGGTAAAATCTTTGTTCTCGATGTCGAGAGCGCTCTTCGTGTGCGCACCGGCGAAACCAACGACGACGCGCTCTAA
- a CDS encoding ammonium transporter: MKLTKLLPAAALVALPVMGFAQEAEAVAGVDASTDSMFIFNSLLFLIGGFLVFWMAAGFAMLEAGLVRTKNVAMQLTKNVALFSLAAIFYYLIGYNLMYPLGTWSIDGVLSGVWSTAALEAVGVARDGADDYGYASTGSDFFFQLMFCATTASIVSGTLAERIKLWPFLAFTVVLTAIIYPLQASWKWGGGFLDAAGFLDFAGSTVVHSVGGWAALAGVLILGPRIGKYKDGRINPIPGSNLSLATLGTFILWLGWFGFNGASQLAMGTVGDVADISRIFANTNAAAAGGSVAAMILTQLLYKKVDLTMVLNGALAGLVSITAEPLTPTLGAATLIGAFGGILVVLVVPMLDKLKIDDVVGAIPVHLVCGIYGTIAVAFTNSDASFGTQLYGIVVVGIFTFVVSSVLWFLLKVTMGIRVSEEDEINGLDKAELGMEAYPEFSKG; this comes from the coding sequence ATGAAACTCACGAAACTCCTCCCGGCCGCTGCGCTTGTTGCGCTACCGGTTATGGGCTTTGCTCAGGAAGCCGAAGCTGTTGCTGGCGTCGACGCTTCGACTGACTCGATGTTTATCTTCAACTCGCTTCTGTTCCTTATCGGCGGCTTCCTTGTGTTCTGGATGGCAGCTGGCTTTGCGATGCTCGAAGCCGGTCTTGTCCGCACCAAGAACGTAGCGATGCAGCTCACCAAGAACGTTGCGCTCTTCTCGCTTGCTGCGATCTTCTACTACCTCATCGGTTATAACCTGATGTATCCGCTCGGCACTTGGTCGATCGACGGCGTTCTCTCGGGCGTTTGGTCCACCGCCGCTCTCGAAGCTGTTGGCGTTGCCCGTGATGGCGCTGACGACTACGGCTATGCGTCGACCGGCTCGGACTTCTTCTTCCAGCTCATGTTCTGTGCGACCACGGCTTCGATCGTTTCGGGCACCCTCGCAGAGCGTATCAAGCTGTGGCCCTTCCTTGCCTTCACTGTTGTTCTGACCGCGATCATCTATCCGCTTCAGGCATCGTGGAAGTGGGGCGGCGGTTTCCTTGACGCTGCAGGTTTCCTCGACTTCGCCGGTTCGACCGTTGTTCACTCGGTCGGTGGCTGGGCAGCTCTTGCCGGTGTGCTCATCCTTGGTCCGCGTATCGGTAAGTACAAAGACGGCCGCATCAACCCGATCCCCGGCTCGAACCTGTCGCTTGCTACGCTCGGCACATTCATCCTGTGGCTCGGTTGGTTCGGCTTCAACGGCGCATCCCAGCTCGCAATGGGCACCGTAGGTGACGTAGCTGACATCTCCCGTATCTTCGCAAACACCAACGCTGCTGCTGCAGGTGGTTCGGTTGCCGCGATGATCCTGACCCAGCTTCTCTACAAGAAAGTCGACCTCACCATGGTTCTCAACGGCGCACTGGCTGGTCTCGTTTCGATCACCGCTGAACCGCTGACCCCGACCCTTGGCGCAGCTACTCTGATCGGTGCATTCGGCGGTATCCTCGTGGTTCTCGTTGTTCCGATGCTCGACAAGCTCAAGATCGACGACGTTGTCGGCGCGATCCCCGTGCACCTTGTCTGCGGTATCTACGGCACCATCGCAGTGGCCTTCACCAACTCCGATGCATCCTTCGGCACCCAGCTCTACGGTATCGTTGTCGTCGGTATCTTCACCTTCGTGGTCTCCTCGGTTCTCTGGTTCCTCCTCAAAGTCACCATGGGCATCCGCGTCAGCGAAGAGGACGAGATCAACGGTCTCGATAAGGCGGAGCTTGGTATGGAAGCTTATCCCGAGTTCTCGAAAGGCTAA
- a CDS encoding amino acid aminotransferase codes for MLEHLKEQPADKILMLMQTFREDPRTDKIDLGVGVYKDPTGNTPVMRAVKAAEKVLLETQATKSYVGLAGDPAFSDAMIGLVLDGAVARERVAAVATPGGTGAIRQALELIRLASPEATVWLSAPTWPNHPSIIKYLGMKMAEYRYFDEATRGVDFDGMIADLGALKEGDVVLLHGCCHNPTGANLNDEQWKETIALIKAKGAVPLVDIAYQGFGDGLEADAAATRLVAAGVDECLIAASCSKNFGIYRERTGILMAIARDAGQTKLAQQNMNFLNRQNFSFPPDHGARVVTTILTTPELRADWEAELEEVRNTMLGLRSQLADELRRLSNSDRFDFIAHHRGMFSRIGTTPDKVETMRANNGIYMVSDSRMNIAGLNTETVPLLAKAIIDAGV; via the coding sequence ATGCTCGAGCATCTCAAAGAACAACCCGCCGACAAAATCCTCATGCTGATGCAAACCTTCCGTGAGGACCCGCGCACGGACAAGATCGACCTTGGCGTTGGCGTCTACAAAGACCCGACGGGCAACACCCCCGTCATGCGCGCTGTGAAAGCGGCGGAAAAGGTCCTTCTCGAAACGCAGGCCACGAAATCCTATGTCGGCCTTGCGGGCGATCCCGCGTTTTCCGACGCGATGATCGGGCTTGTTCTCGACGGCGCAGTTGCCCGCGAGCGCGTTGCGGCAGTCGCCACCCCCGGTGGCACAGGCGCGATCCGTCAGGCTTTGGAACTTATCCGCCTCGCCTCGCCCGAGGCAACGGTATGGCTGTCCGCTCCGACTTGGCCGAACCACCCGTCGATCATCAAATATCTCGGCATGAAAATGGCCGAATACCGTTACTTTGACGAAGCAACCCGCGGCGTTGATTTCGATGGCATGATTGCCGACCTCGGCGCGCTTAAAGAGGGCGATGTTGTTCTGCTTCACGGCTGCTGCCATAACCCGACCGGCGCGAACCTGAACGACGAGCAGTGGAAAGAGACCATCGCTTTGATCAAAGCCAAAGGCGCAGTGCCGCTGGTCGACATCGCCTATCAGGGCTTTGGCGACGGTCTCGAAGCAGATGCGGCCGCAACCCGTCTCGTTGCCGCTGGTGTAGACGAATGCCTTATTGCAGCCTCGTGCTCCAAGAACTTCGGCATCTACCGCGAGCGCACGGGCATCCTGATGGCGATCGCCCGCGATGCAGGCCAGACCAAGCTTGCCCAGCAGAACATGAACTTCCTGAACCGTCAGAACTTCTCGTTCCCGCCGGATCACGGTGCGCGTGTTGTGACCACCATTCTGACCACGCCGGAACTGCGTGCAGACTGGGAAGCGGAACTCGAAGAAGTGCGCAACACGATGCTTGGCCTTCGCAGCCAGCTCGCCGACGAGCTGCGCCGTCTGTCCAACTCGGATCGCTTTGATTTCATCGCGCACCACCGCGGTATGTTCAGCCGTATCGGCACGACCCCCGACAAGGTCGAAACGATGCGCGCCAACAACGGCATCTACATGGTTTCCGACAGCCGCATGAACATCGCGGGGCTCAACACCGAAACCGTGCCGCTTCTGGCAAAGGCAATCATCGACGCCGGCGTCTAA
- the sseA gene encoding 3-mercaptopyruvate sulfurtransferase yields the protein MASKFEDDPKTLVSTQWLEDNLKDPDLRILDASWYLPTQDRDPKAEYDAEHIPGARFFDIDEISDLRSDLPHMVPPVEKFMSRMRAMGIGDGHQVVVYDGSGLFSAARVWWLFRLMGQTKVAVLDGGLPKWKAEGRKTTDAEPIIRDRHMIVDRQNHMVKDVTEVARASKLDDHAIIDARAPERFRGEAPEPREGLRSGHIPNARNVFYKSLLNADGTMKPVEELRTIFEAAGVDLSKPAITTCGSGVTAAVLSLALERIGKTDHSLYDGSWSEWGMYADLPIATGEA from the coding sequence ATGGCAAGCAAGTTCGAAGACGACCCGAAGACCCTGGTATCCACCCAGTGGCTCGAAGATAATCTCAAGGACCCCGACCTCAGGATCCTCGATGCATCGTGGTATTTGCCGACCCAGGATCGCGATCCCAAGGCCGAATATGATGCAGAGCACATTCCGGGTGCGCGCTTTTTCGATATCGACGAAATCAGCGACCTGCGCTCGGACCTGCCGCACATGGTGCCCCCCGTCGAAAAGTTCATGAGCCGCATGCGCGCCATGGGCATCGGCGACGGCCATCAGGTTGTGGTCTATGATGGGTCGGGGCTTTTCTCGGCGGCGCGGGTCTGGTGGCTCTTTCGGTTGATGGGCCAGACCAAGGTTGCGGTCCTAGATGGCGGTCTTCCCAAATGGAAGGCCGAAGGACGCAAGACCACCGATGCCGAGCCGATCATCCGCGATCGCCATATGATCGTGGATCGCCAGAACCACATGGTCAAGGATGTGACCGAAGTGGCGCGCGCATCGAAGCTCGACGATCATGCCATCATCGACGCCCGCGCACCCGAGCGGTTTCGTGGCGAGGCCCCCGAACCCCGTGAAGGGCTTCGTTCGGGTCATATCCCCAATGCGCGCAACGTCTTTTACAAATCGCTTCTCAACGCAGACGGCACGATGAAACCCGTCGAAGAGTTGCGCACCATTTTCGAAGCGGCGGGTGTGGATTTGTCCAAGCCAGCCATTACCACCTGCGGGTCGGGGGTCACGGCAGCCGTGCTTTCGCTCGCTCTGGAGCGGATCGGCAAGACCGACCACTCTCTTTATGACGGCTCATGGTCCGAATGGGGCATGTATGCCGATCTTCCCATTGCAACCGGAGAAGCCTGA
- the smpB gene encoding SsrA-binding protein SmpB: MAKKPENKNYKVIAENRRARYDYAIESDLEVGIILMGSEVKSLRVGQSNIAESYASVENGELWLINGYIAPYEQAKTWGHEERRKRKLLVSRKELSRLWNATQREGMTLVPIVMYFNDRGLVKLKIGVAKGKKNHDKRETEAKRDWARQKQRLLRHGD, encoded by the coding sequence ATGGCCAAGAAACCCGAAAACAAGAATTACAAGGTCATCGCCGAAAACAGGCGTGCCCGCTATGACTACGCTATCGAAAGCGACCTTGAGGTCGGGATCATTCTCATGGGTTCCGAAGTCAAATCGCTTCGCGTGGGCCAGTCGAATATCGCCGAAAGCTATGCCTCGGTCGAGAACGGCGAGCTTTGGCTGATCAACGGGTATATCGCGCCATATGAGCAAGCCAAAACATGGGGCCACGAAGAACGGCGCAAACGCAAGCTGCTGGTGAGCCGCAAAGAGCTTTCGCGCCTTTGGAATGCCACCCAACGCGAGGGCATGACGCTTGTTCCCATCGTGATGTATTTCAACGATCGCGGTCTGGTGAAACTCAAGATCGGGGTCGCTAAGGGTAAGAAAAACCACGACAAACGTGAAACCGAGGCCAAGCGAGACTGGGCGCGCCAAAAGCAGCGTCTTTTGCGTCACGGGGATTGA
- a CDS encoding ion channel has translation MFTQIAVGSFMLVASIAFAALTFWLLEHFLTQAGGWMTRRPHRPKLVMALIVSSIAILGQVTVSVWMWAGLLWWLDLFGSLELSVYFALTCFTTLGFGDVLLPQEWRLLGGLAATNGLVNIGVVTAVMVETLRFIRMNQIQALRPKAG, from the coding sequence ATGTTTACCCAGATCGCCGTCGGATCCTTCATGCTGGTTGCCTCGATCGCGTTTGCCGCGCTGACGTTTTGGCTCCTCGAGCACTTTCTTACGCAAGCGGGTGGATGGATGACGCGGCGTCCTCATCGGCCAAAGCTGGTGATGGCGCTGATCGTTTCGTCTATCGCGATTTTGGGGCAAGTGACGGTCAGCGTCTGGATGTGGGCAGGGCTTCTCTGGTGGCTCGATCTTTTCGGATCACTGGAGCTTTCGGTCTATTTCGCTCTGACCTGTTTTACCACATTGGGGTTCGGTGATGTCCTGTTGCCGCAAGAATGGCGGCTGCTCGGCGGTTTGGCAGCGACAAACGGTCTGGTGAATATCGGGGTCGTGACAGCCGTTATGGTCGAAACCCTGCGGTTTATCCGGATGAACCAAATTCAGGCACTTAGACCCAAGGCCGGCTAG